The following coding sequences lie in one Arthrobacter sp. SLBN-122 genomic window:
- a CDS encoding C-glycoside deglycosidase beta subunit domain-containing protein, whose amino-acid sequence MIADRIIEQGTLTTQDGRTAVEVRIPWYRALPGSCIAGAALTVDGVAAAEDSLRWTMNNRTFSFEELVDETGEWWFPLDSAVLSGDLPVRDGQVEHEVRVDLKLYIPYIITDHGVLHIEEHDTKTMKVAQR is encoded by the coding sequence ATGATCGCCGACCGCATAATCGAGCAGGGAACACTTACCACCCAGGATGGCCGCACCGCCGTCGAAGTCCGGATCCCCTGGTACCGCGCCCTTCCAGGCTCATGCATCGCCGGCGCAGCACTGACGGTCGATGGCGTGGCCGCAGCCGAAGACTCGCTGCGCTGGACCATGAACAACCGCACGTTCAGCTTTGAAGAGCTCGTGGACGAAACCGGCGAATGGTGGTTTCCGTTGGACTCGGCCGTTCTTTCCGGCGACCTTCCGGTCCGGGACGGCCAGGTCGAGCACGAGGTCCGGGTGGACCTGAAGCTCTACATTCCCTACATCATCACCGACCACGGCGTGCTGCACATCGAAGAGCACGACACCAAGACCATGAAGGTGGCACAGCGATGA
- a CDS encoding sugar phosphate isomerase/epimerase family protein has translation MTSLGTPIQGVTLYSFTRAFHARQYDLDGLIRKVAAEGFGPGLEVIGFSSLRGFPDRIDDTFVGQFRDLVAEVDLVPTSLAVNVDTGIRRDRLMNHDELVEYMRKQIEVAARLGFPIARVQISLTPDAMESLLPVAEKYGVTLALEVHADQHGAHERVLALRDRYEKLDSPLLGFTADWGATVTGFAPSLLEAYRRRGASEDLLRQVVELWDGFYAEGPPNNQKVHGERFGAFIGLAARNGRPDLGIDFGINGTGLFGPAPLDTWLEIMPWVRHVHGKFFGIDENGEEPSVPVRGLVRQLVENGYSGAISSEYEGWHWNNWQDPFEIIRGEQAVQRSAAANAGSAMITEASEARRILRSHLAQPVRG, from the coding sequence ATGACCAGCCTCGGCACGCCGATCCAGGGCGTCACCCTTTACAGCTTCACCCGGGCTTTCCACGCCCGGCAGTACGACCTTGACGGCCTTATCCGCAAGGTGGCGGCTGAAGGATTCGGCCCGGGGCTTGAGGTTATTGGCTTCTCCAGCCTGCGCGGCTTCCCGGACCGCATCGACGACACCTTTGTGGGCCAGTTCCGCGACCTGGTGGCCGAGGTGGATCTCGTCCCCACCTCGCTGGCGGTCAACGTTGACACCGGCATCCGCCGGGACCGGCTGATGAACCACGACGAACTGGTCGAATACATGCGCAAGCAGATCGAGGTGGCCGCCAGGCTCGGCTTCCCGATCGCGCGCGTGCAGATCTCGCTGACACCCGATGCCATGGAAAGCCTTTTGCCCGTGGCCGAGAAGTACGGTGTGACCCTTGCCCTCGAAGTCCACGCAGACCAGCACGGCGCGCACGAACGCGTCCTCGCACTGCGCGACCGCTACGAAAAGCTCGATTCCCCGTTGCTTGGCTTCACCGCCGACTGGGGCGCCACCGTCACCGGTTTCGCCCCCTCCCTGCTGGAGGCCTACCGCCGCCGGGGTGCTTCGGAGGACCTGCTCCGGCAGGTGGTTGAGCTGTGGGACGGCTTCTATGCCGAAGGGCCGCCCAACAACCAGAAGGTCCATGGTGAGCGCTTCGGCGCCTTCATTGGCCTCGCAGCCCGGAACGGCCGTCCGGACCTGGGGATCGATTTTGGCATCAACGGAACGGGGCTGTTCGGGCCTGCACCTCTGGACACGTGGCTGGAAATCATGCCCTGGGTCCGCCATGTGCACGGCAAGTTCTTCGGCATCGATGAGAACGGCGAAGAGCCCTCCGTGCCCGTGCGCGGCCTGGTCCGGCAGCTCGTGGAAAACGGCTACTCCGGCGCCATCTCCAGCGAATACGAAGGCTGGCACTGGAACAACTGGCAGGACCCGTTCGAGATCATCCGCGGCGAGCAGGCCGTGCAGCGTTCAGCCGCGGCCAATGCCGGTTCCGCCATGATCACCGAGGCATCGGAAGCCCGCCGCATCCTCAGAAGCCATCTCGCCCAGCCCGTCCGCGGCTGA
- a CDS encoding GMC oxidoreductase has translation MSGNRYPAAVDIAIVGSGPTASTYARVLSEEAPGATIAMFEVGPTVSNPPGAHVKNIEDPDRRSLAQRASEGPGAGAATVNSPGAVKSGERRARPGTYLLQDGYAFPGEDGMPVAAMSSNVGGMAAHWTAACPRPGGKERIPFLPDLEELLDDADRLLGVTTHAFDGAPFSDLVRDRLAAVVDTGRAPAYRVQPMPLAVHRREDGALVWSGSDVVMGEVTRENPQFELFDESLVTRVLVEEGVAAGIEVQDRRSGDTYQVAARYVVVGADALRTPQLLWASGIRPDALGRYLNDQAQVVFASRLRDVQPEHAPAAANGALSEQSGVAWVPYTDEAPFHGQIMQLDASPVPLADDDPIVPGSIVGLGLFCAKDLQREDRVAFDDDTRDSYGMPAMRIHYRLSERDHEVLDRARQEIVRLGKAVGEPLDERPFVLPPGASLHYQGTTRMGDTDDGESVCSPDSQVWQVPGLFVAGNGVIPTATACNPTLTSVALAVRGARKVAEKLLSSLLMSESDNRVSK, from the coding sequence GTGAGCGGTAACCGGTATCCGGCTGCGGTTGACATCGCCATCGTTGGCAGCGGCCCCACGGCATCGACCTACGCCCGGGTCCTCAGCGAGGAAGCGCCCGGAGCCACTATCGCCATGTTCGAAGTGGGCCCCACGGTCAGCAACCCGCCCGGGGCGCACGTCAAGAACATCGAGGACCCAGATCGCCGCAGCCTGGCCCAGCGGGCGTCGGAAGGCCCCGGTGCCGGCGCCGCAACAGTGAACTCGCCGGGCGCCGTCAAGAGTGGCGAACGCCGCGCGCGTCCTGGAACCTACCTGCTGCAGGACGGCTACGCCTTCCCGGGGGAGGACGGCATGCCCGTGGCGGCCATGTCCAGCAACGTGGGCGGCATGGCAGCGCACTGGACCGCCGCCTGTCCCCGGCCCGGCGGAAAGGAGCGGATCCCGTTCCTCCCGGATTTGGAAGAGCTTCTTGACGACGCCGACCGCCTTTTGGGCGTCACCACGCACGCCTTTGACGGGGCACCCTTTTCCGATCTCGTCCGCGACCGCCTTGCCGCCGTCGTTGACACCGGACGGGCACCTGCCTACCGCGTCCAGCCTATGCCCCTTGCTGTCCACCGGCGGGAGGACGGCGCCCTCGTGTGGTCCGGCTCCGACGTCGTGATGGGGGAGGTCACCCGCGAAAACCCGCAGTTTGAACTCTTTGATGAATCACTGGTGACCCGTGTGCTGGTGGAGGAAGGCGTGGCTGCCGGCATCGAAGTCCAGGACCGCCGCAGCGGTGACACCTATCAGGTGGCCGCCCGTTACGTTGTGGTGGGGGCGGACGCCCTGCGCACCCCACAGCTGCTGTGGGCTTCCGGGATCCGGCCTGACGCCCTGGGCCGCTACCTGAACGACCAGGCGCAGGTGGTGTTCGCGAGCAGGCTCCGCGACGTCCAGCCTGAGCATGCGCCGGCAGCGGCCAATGGTGCCCTCAGTGAGCAGAGCGGAGTGGCCTGGGTTCCCTACACGGACGAGGCGCCCTTCCACGGCCAGATCATGCAGCTCGATGCCTCCCCGGTTCCCCTGGCCGATGATGATCCCATCGTCCCGGGCTCCATCGTGGGGCTGGGCCTGTTCTGCGCGAAGGACCTGCAGCGGGAGGACCGGGTGGCGTTCGACGACGATACCCGCGACTCCTACGGCATGCCCGCCATGCGGATCCATTACCGGCTAAGCGAGCGGGACCACGAGGTACTTGACCGGGCAAGGCAGGAAATTGTCCGCCTGGGCAAGGCTGTGGGCGAACCGCTGGACGAGCGCCCCTTCGTCCTGCCGCCCGGTGCGTCGCTGCACTACCAGGGCACCACGCGCATGGGTGACACGGACGACGGCGAGAGTGTCTGTTCGCCCGACAGCCAGGTGTGGCAGGTCCCCGGCCTCTTCGTGGCCGGCAATGGCGTCATCCCCACCGCCACAGCATGCAATCCCACGCTGACGTCGGTGGCCCTCGCCGTGCGAGGCGCACGAAAAGTTGCAGAAAAGCTCCTCAGCTCTTTACTTATGTCTGAATCAGACAATAGAGTGAGCAAATAG
- a CDS encoding TIM barrel protein, producing MYQLAPNIDLLFSEAGASAADRVRAAAAAGFDAVEMWGPTGKDIPALKAALEETGVQLTAQLAEPRMQFMIPPKDHAPFYTGLDAGVEVAHQLGCPRIVVGSGTGFGGRKRQDQLDELIEIFTRGVAHIEGSGITLVLEPVNVRVDHPGALLDRTSEAVYIAKGVGSPNFGVLYDLYHSTVEGEDVAAELANAGDLIKYVQVADAPGRGEPGSGSIDWPARFTDLRNSGYNGPVGLEYYPTIESAKSVRRIQELVAGR from the coding sequence ATGTACCAGCTAGCGCCCAACATCGACCTTTTGTTCTCGGAAGCAGGCGCCAGCGCCGCCGACCGCGTCCGCGCCGCCGCTGCCGCAGGCTTCGATGCCGTGGAAATGTGGGGCCCCACTGGCAAGGACATCCCGGCCCTCAAAGCGGCACTTGAGGAAACCGGCGTCCAGCTCACCGCCCAGCTGGCAGAGCCCCGTATGCAGTTCATGATCCCGCCCAAGGACCACGCGCCGTTCTACACCGGACTGGATGCGGGGGTCGAAGTGGCTCACCAGCTCGGCTGCCCCCGGATCGTGGTGGGCAGCGGCACCGGCTTTGGCGGCAGGAAGCGGCAGGACCAACTGGACGAACTGATCGAAATCTTCACCAGGGGCGTAGCGCACATCGAAGGTTCCGGCATCACCCTGGTCCTCGAGCCGGTGAACGTCCGTGTTGACCATCCTGGAGCCCTCCTGGACCGGACCTCGGAGGCGGTCTACATCGCCAAGGGCGTCGGCTCGCCCAACTTCGGCGTTCTCTACGACCTCTACCACTCCACGGTTGAAGGCGAAGACGTGGCCGCCGAGCTCGCCAATGCCGGGGACCTCATCAAGTACGTGCAGGTCGCCGACGCTCCTGGCCGCGGCGAGCCGGGCTCCGGCTCCATCGACTGGCCAGCCCGCTTCACGGACCTGCGGAACAGCGGCTACAACGGCCCCGTCGGGCTCGAGTACTACCCCACCATCGAATCGGCAAAGTCGGTGCGCCGTATCCAGGAACTGGTGGCGGGGCGGTGA
- a CDS encoding Gfo/Idh/MocA family protein has product MTTLRVAMIGYGFMGAAHSQGWRTAPRVFDLPAEPEMAVVVGRNAQAVAEAAHKWGWTESATDWREVIARDDIDVVDIVTPGDSHAEIAIAALEAGKHVLCEKPLANTVAEAEAMAEAAERAAARSVRAMVGFTYRRVPAVTFLRNLIAEGAVGTINQVRASYRQDWLVDPGMPLAWRLQKEHAGSGALGDIGAHAIDLAQFVTGLNLEKVSGTIDTIVKERPLLNSGSGLSGTAAEGYGQVTVDDIAIFTGRFESGALASFEASRFATGRKNALQIEVSGDRGALAFDLEDLNSVQFYDRTAPADRQGFRKILVTKAEHPYVSGWWPAGHMLGYEHGFSHQVKDLVEAISSGTDPHPTFADGLRVQRVLDAVERSSENDSAWTRVATRVPVQAG; this is encoded by the coding sequence ATGACAACCCTCCGGGTGGCCATGATCGGTTACGGCTTCATGGGCGCCGCCCACTCCCAGGGGTGGCGGACCGCGCCCCGGGTGTTTGACCTGCCGGCCGAACCGGAAATGGCGGTCGTGGTGGGGCGCAACGCACAAGCGGTGGCGGAGGCAGCCCACAAGTGGGGCTGGACTGAGTCCGCCACCGACTGGCGCGAGGTGATCGCCCGGGACGATATCGACGTCGTCGACATCGTTACCCCCGGTGACTCCCACGCCGAGATCGCAATCGCAGCCCTGGAAGCCGGGAAGCACGTGCTGTGCGAAAAGCCGCTGGCCAACACGGTGGCCGAGGCCGAAGCCATGGCTGAGGCGGCTGAACGTGCTGCTGCCCGCAGTGTCCGGGCGATGGTGGGTTTCACCTACCGCCGGGTTCCCGCCGTCACGTTCCTGCGGAACCTGATTGCTGAAGGCGCCGTGGGGACCATCAACCAGGTTCGTGCCTCCTACCGGCAGGACTGGCTGGTCGACCCGGGCATGCCGCTGGCCTGGCGCCTGCAGAAGGAACATGCCGGATCCGGGGCGCTGGGTGACATCGGCGCCCATGCCATCGACCTCGCCCAGTTCGTGACCGGGCTGAACCTCGAAAAGGTCTCCGGCACCATCGACACCATCGTCAAGGAGCGGCCGCTCCTGAACTCGGGTTCCGGGCTCTCCGGAACTGCCGCTGAAGGCTATGGCCAGGTAACCGTGGATGACATCGCCATCTTCACAGGACGGTTCGAATCCGGTGCGCTTGCGTCGTTCGAGGCCTCACGCTTTGCCACCGGCCGGAAAAACGCGCTGCAGATCGAGGTCTCCGGGGACAGGGGCGCCCTGGCCTTCGACCTGGAGGACCTTAACAGCGTGCAGTTCTACGACCGTACGGCACCCGCGGACCGCCAGGGCTTCCGGAAGATCCTGGTCACCAAGGCGGAGCATCCCTACGTTTCGGGGTGGTGGCCGGCAGGGCACATGCTCGGTTACGAGCACGGCTTCTCGCACCAGGTCAAGGACCTCGTGGAGGCCATTTCCAGCGGTACCGATCCCCACCCCACGTTCGCTGACGGGCTGCGGGTGCAGCGGGTGCTCGACGCCGTTGAGCGCAGTTCCGAAAATGACTCGGCCTGGACGCGCGTGGCCACCCGTGTCCCCGTCCAAGCTGGCTAA
- a CDS encoding sugar phosphate isomerase/epimerase family protein, protein MSEGIAGSGIELGITLYSLTSEFAAGLYTPETMIKAVADEGLGPGVEFNIAQMLRTYPDVDEDFVRLWRDSMDRYGLTPSAVGTNLDMGRRKDRDMTPDEEFDFFARQLKTANTLGFNKIVIRSAGKELLRRLLPLAEKYDQKLGYEIHAPQGPNDPKILQIREMYEELGSDRLGFTADFSSTMHSLSPTLFRTLTQMGLPEEHFAVMQDIWRKPLPMQERNQEFEDYLRGKNFDPARLGPFTRLAFNMHGLVPPEEWLDIMPQMFHVHAKFYDIDENGNEPAMDIPRIVRQFVKGGYQGFLSSEWEGHAFADLGESDPIDLVKKQHSLMRRAIEESVDSTVSNPTLVETAK, encoded by the coding sequence ATGTCAGAAGGCATCGCGGGCTCGGGCATCGAGCTTGGCATCACCCTCTACTCGCTCACCTCCGAATTCGCCGCAGGGCTCTACACGCCGGAGACCATGATCAAGGCCGTCGCCGATGAAGGCCTCGGACCGGGCGTCGAGTTCAACATTGCACAAATGTTGCGCACCTACCCGGACGTGGACGAGGATTTCGTCCGCCTGTGGCGGGACAGCATGGACCGCTACGGCCTGACCCCCAGTGCTGTGGGCACCAACCTGGACATGGGCCGCCGTAAAGACCGGGACATGACGCCGGACGAGGAGTTCGACTTCTTCGCCAGGCAGCTCAAGACCGCCAACACGCTGGGCTTCAACAAGATTGTCATCCGGTCCGCGGGCAAGGAGCTGCTCCGCCGGCTGCTTCCGCTGGCCGAGAAGTACGACCAGAAGCTCGGCTACGAGATCCACGCACCCCAGGGCCCGAACGATCCCAAGATCCTCCAGATCCGCGAGATGTATGAGGAGCTCGGCAGTGACCGGCTGGGCTTCACGGCAGACTTCAGTTCCACCATGCACAGCCTGTCGCCTACACTGTTCCGCACCCTGACCCAGATGGGCCTGCCCGAGGAACACTTCGCGGTCATGCAGGACATCTGGCGCAAGCCGCTGCCCATGCAGGAGCGGAACCAGGAGTTCGAGGACTACCTGCGCGGTAAAAACTTCGATCCCGCCCGGCTGGGCCCCTTCACCCGGCTGGCGTTCAACATGCACGGTCTGGTCCCGCCGGAGGAATGGCTGGACATCATGCCGCAGATGTTCCATGTGCACGCGAAGTTCTACGACATCGACGAGAACGGCAACGAGCCCGCCATGGACATCCCGCGCATCGTGCGCCAGTTCGTCAAGGGCGGCTACCAGGGCTTCCTGTCCAGCGAATGGGAAGGCCATGCCTTCGCAGACCTGGGCGAATCGGACCCCATCGACCTGGTGAAGAAGCAGCACTCACTGATGCGCCGGGCCATCGAAGAATCCGTCGATTCAACTGTTTCCAACCCGACCCTGGTCGAGACTGCGAAGTAA
- a CDS encoding carbohydrate ABC transporter permease: protein MFRYTKLTLLREIGLWALALVFLAPFYFLLTTALKPDSEMYTTSALALPANPDFSNFVKVLTATGNSNVVAGLVNSLIITAGSIVGLIALGSITGYVISRSTRRWSKAAYYLFLVAIILPGQLGAVPLYMGARALGLTGSAWGLVVLYTGMLLPLSIFLYANFFRGLGTDYEEAATIDGATKSQIFSKVVFPMMAPATGTVTIFAGLIVWNDFFTSLIFLGGSANQTLPVAMYYFIGSLVSKWNSIFAIVIVSMIPILALFLFAQKRFIQGFSGGLKG from the coding sequence ATGTTCCGCTACACCAAACTGACCCTGCTCCGGGAAATCGGCCTCTGGGCGCTGGCCCTGGTCTTTCTCGCCCCGTTCTACTTCCTGCTGACCACTGCCCTGAAGCCGGACAGCGAGATGTACACGACATCGGCCCTGGCCCTTCCCGCAAATCCGGACTTCAGCAACTTTGTGAAGGTCCTGACGGCCACCGGCAACTCAAACGTCGTCGCGGGCCTGGTCAACAGCCTCATCATCACCGCCGGAAGCATCGTCGGGCTGATTGCGCTGGGGTCAATTACCGGCTACGTCATTTCCCGCAGCACCCGCCGCTGGAGCAAGGCGGCCTACTACCTCTTCCTGGTAGCCATCATCCTTCCCGGCCAGCTCGGCGCCGTGCCGCTGTACATGGGCGCGCGTGCCCTCGGGCTGACCGGATCCGCGTGGGGTCTGGTCGTCCTGTATACCGGGATGCTTTTACCGCTGTCGATCTTCCTGTACGCGAACTTCTTCCGCGGCCTGGGGACGGACTACGAGGAAGCGGCCACGATCGACGGTGCCACCAAGTCGCAGATCTTTTCCAAGGTGGTGTTCCCCATGATGGCTCCGGCCACGGGGACGGTCACCATCTTCGCCGGGCTCATCGTGTGGAATGACTTCTTCACGTCACTGATCTTCCTGGGCGGATCCGCCAACCAGACCCTGCCGGTAGCCATGTACTACTTCATTGGCTCACTGGTATCGAAGTGGAACTCCATCTTCGCCATCGTCATCGTGTCGATGATCCCCATCCTGGCGCTGTTCCTCTTCGCTCAGAAGCGCTTCATCCAGGGCTTCTCCGGCGGCCTGAAGGGCTAA
- a CDS encoding ABC transporter substrate-binding protein, whose amino-acid sequence MSFATSNTIESPFQTLAEDYMKSHSDVKITFNPQPNDSYDQTLRTQLQAGNASDVVVTSPGSGTGRSILPLAEAGFLEPLDDAAKELLPEGSASTFGHDGKVYGQATEITVAALVSNETAAEAAGGFPSDFSALQDQCKALETTGKSLFALAGAAPPNTGLMAMSLAASRVYAEDPKWNDKRAAKETTFAGSAGWKSALEAVNTLKDAGCFQKGAAGGGFDAITKGLAGGTSVSGFIPAPSWKQLESAAGGAKFAVRALPAESTSKSYVFASANYAFSINAASKNKDAAKAFLDWAAEPEQTKAFAEIDGALPVTGLDKYDFGSGAYKNVGDLIKDGKYGPLPNIQWPNSAVYDALATGVQGIITGQKSSDQVLQAMDAAWGQ is encoded by the coding sequence TTGTCGTTCGCCACATCGAACACCATCGAGAGCCCGTTCCAGACGCTGGCTGAGGACTACATGAAGTCCCACTCCGATGTGAAGATCACTTTCAACCCGCAGCCCAACGACTCCTATGACCAGACCCTGCGCACCCAGCTCCAGGCAGGCAACGCCTCGGACGTCGTGGTGACCTCACCCGGCTCCGGAACGGGGCGCAGCATCCTGCCGCTGGCCGAGGCCGGTTTCCTTGAGCCGCTGGACGACGCCGCCAAGGAGCTGCTTCCCGAGGGAAGCGCCAGCACCTTCGGCCACGACGGGAAGGTATACGGCCAGGCCACGGAGATCACTGTCGCTGCCCTCGTCTCGAATGAGACTGCCGCAGAGGCAGCCGGCGGCTTCCCCTCGGATTTTTCCGCCCTCCAGGATCAGTGCAAGGCTCTGGAAACGACCGGTAAGTCCCTCTTTGCCCTCGCCGGCGCGGCGCCTCCGAACACCGGCCTGATGGCAATGTCGCTGGCCGCTTCACGCGTCTACGCCGAAGACCCGAAGTGGAACGACAAGCGTGCCGCCAAGGAGACCACCTTTGCCGGCTCCGCCGGCTGGAAGTCAGCCCTCGAAGCAGTCAACACCCTGAAGGATGCGGGCTGCTTCCAGAAAGGTGCTGCGGGCGGCGGTTTCGACGCCATCACCAAGGGCCTTGCCGGCGGAACGTCCGTGAGCGGCTTCATCCCGGCCCCGAGCTGGAAGCAGCTGGAGTCCGCCGCCGGGGGTGCCAAGTTCGCTGTACGCGCGCTGCCGGCCGAAAGCACGAGCAAGAGCTACGTCTTCGCCAGCGCAAACTACGCCTTCTCCATCAACGCAGCCTCGAAGAACAAGGATGCCGCCAAGGCTTTCCTTGACTGGGCCGCAGAGCCTGAGCAGACCAAGGCGTTCGCCGAGATCGACGGCGCGCTGCCGGTGACCGGCCTGGACAAGTACGACTTCGGAAGCGGCGCCTACAAGAACGTCGGCGACCTGATCAAGGACGGAAAGTACGGCCCCCTGCCGAACATCCAGTGGCCCAACTCCGCGGTCTACGACGCGCTGGCCACAGGGGTCCAGGGCATCATCACCGGCCAGAAGAGCTCCGACCAGGTCCTGCAGGCCATGGACGCCGCCTGGGGACAGTAG
- a CDS encoding sugar phosphate isomerase/epimerase family protein, translating into MARPITLFTGQWADLPFEEVARLAGEWGYDGLEIACWGDHLDPWRWDDDAYVQGKLEILERHGLRVWTISNHLKGQAVCDDPIDERHRGILPDNVWGDGDPEGVRRRAAEEMKNTARLAAKLGVKTVTGFTGSSIWKYVAMFPPASEKMVDAGYQDFADRWNPILDVFDEEGVRFAHEVHPSEIAYDYWTTQRALEAIGHREAFGLNWDPSHMVWQDIDPVGFLWDFKDRIYHVHCKDTKKRLANGRNGRLSSHLPWADPRRGWDFISTGHGDVPWEDAFRMLNSINYRGPLSVEWEDAGMDRLDGAPEALSFVRRLSSYEPSAAAFDAAFSTK; encoded by the coding sequence ATGGCACGACCAATCACCCTGTTCACCGGACAATGGGCCGACCTGCCGTTTGAGGAGGTAGCACGGCTCGCCGGCGAGTGGGGCTACGACGGGCTGGAAATCGCCTGTTGGGGCGACCACCTGGACCCGTGGCGCTGGGACGACGACGCGTACGTGCAGGGCAAGCTGGAGATCCTGGAACGCCACGGCCTGAGGGTGTGGACCATCTCCAACCACCTCAAGGGCCAGGCTGTTTGTGATGACCCCATCGACGAACGGCACCGCGGTATCCTGCCGGACAACGTATGGGGCGACGGCGACCCGGAGGGCGTCCGCCGCCGCGCAGCGGAGGAAATGAAGAACACCGCCCGCCTTGCCGCGAAGCTCGGCGTGAAGACGGTGACGGGCTTCACGGGCTCGTCCATCTGGAAGTACGTGGCGATGTTCCCGCCGGCCTCCGAAAAAATGGTGGACGCCGGGTACCAGGACTTTGCGGACCGGTGGAACCCCATCCTTGACGTCTTTGACGAGGAAGGGGTCAGATTTGCCCACGAGGTTCATCCTTCAGAGATCGCGTACGACTACTGGACCACCCAGCGGGCCCTGGAAGCGATCGGGCACCGTGAAGCCTTCGGGCTGAACTGGGACCCGAGCCACATGGTCTGGCAGGACATCGACCCCGTGGGGTTCCTGTGGGATTTCAAGGATCGGATCTACCACGTGCACTGCAAGGATACGAAGAAGCGTCTGGCCAACGGCCGCAACGGCCGGCTCTCCTCCCACCTGCCTTGGGCTGACCCGCGCCGCGGCTGGGACTTCATCTCCACCGGCCACGGCGACGTGCCGTGGGAGGACGCCTTTCGGATGCTCAATTCCATCAATTACCGCGGCCCGTTGTCCGTGGAGTGGGAGGACGCCGGCATGGACCGCCTGGACGGTGCTCCCGAAGCGCTGTCATTCGTCCGCCGGCTTTCCAGTTACGAGCCTTCGGCGGCGGCCTTCGACGCCGCCTTCAGCACCAAATAG
- a CDS encoding C-glycoside deglycosidase beta subunit domain-containing protein, with amino-acid sequence MATHNSLFQDADVRRHPEGISVSVQLPWYRSLWLSAVDEVAATVNGVAIPKEALRFELQGKSYSIAELPEQWETLWFVADKPDVIIPLDRIPDAGEQIDVEVILTLRLLYMQIAPMRYVGNRVAVERKVVLA; translated from the coding sequence ATGGCAACTCACAACTCCCTGTTCCAGGACGCCGACGTCCGCAGGCACCCCGAGGGCATTTCGGTGTCCGTGCAACTGCCCTGGTACCGCAGCCTCTGGCTGTCCGCCGTGGACGAGGTTGCGGCCACGGTCAACGGTGTGGCGATCCCCAAGGAAGCCCTCCGCTTCGAACTGCAGGGCAAGTCCTACTCCATCGCGGAGCTGCCCGAGCAATGGGAAACCCTCTGGTTCGTCGCTGACAAGCCCGATGTGATCATCCCGCTGGACCGCATCCCCGACGCCGGCGAGCAAATCGACGTCGAAGTCATCCTCACCCTCCGCCTGCTCTACATGCAGATCGCGCCCATGCGCTACGTCGGAAACCGGGTGGCGGTTGAGCGCAAGGTCGTGCTGGCATGA
- a CDS encoding carbohydrate ABC transporter permease produces the protein MTATMQPKSEAAEAPRRGRRTPGAGQKARSRGRGLEFGHWWWALPGIALVFAIHYVATGIGGFFAFTNWTGIGSFKITGWANFDAIFKDPTKVGALSNTLFLAFGSVLLGNVAGLVIALGLNRVLKTRYILRTLFFMPVVLSPLATAYIWKYIFDFEGPFNAFLKAIGAGDQAKPWLADPQWAIWTVLVVLVWSSTGFAMVIFMAGLAGVPVEVEEAAAIDGANLWQRFRNVTLPAIRPAVAIATTLGIVQGLRVFDPIMALTGGGPAGATETLATQVYKQAFALGNFGGGAALALVLAAIILIFAVLQQRLTRSNPED, from the coding sequence ATGACTGCGACGATGCAACCGAAAAGCGAAGCAGCAGAAGCACCCCGGCGAGGCAGGCGCACTCCGGGAGCGGGCCAGAAGGCCCGCTCCCGGGGCAGGGGCCTGGAGTTTGGACACTGGTGGTGGGCCCTGCCCGGGATCGCCCTGGTGTTTGCCATCCACTACGTGGCAACCGGAATCGGCGGGTTCTTCGCCTTTACCAACTGGACGGGCATCGGCTCGTTCAAGATCACGGGCTGGGCCAACTTTGACGCAATCTTCAAGGATCCGACAAAGGTCGGAGCCCTCTCCAACACCCTCTTCCTGGCCTTCGGCTCGGTTCTCCTGGGCAACGTCGCCGGGCTGGTCATCGCACTGGGCCTGAACCGCGTCCTCAAGACCCGCTACATCCTCCGCACTCTCTTCTTTATGCCGGTGGTGCTCAGCCCGCTGGCCACGGCCTACATCTGGAAGTACATTTTTGACTTCGAGGGTCCGTTCAATGCCTTCCTGAAGGCCATCGGTGCCGGCGATCAGGCCAAGCCATGGCTTGCCGATCCGCAGTGGGCCATCTGGACCGTCCTTGTGGTGCTGGTCTGGTCCTCCACCGGGTTCGCCATGGTGATCTTCATGGCGGGCCTGGCCGGAGTTCCGGTGGAAGTGGAGGAGGCGGCGGCCATCGACGGCGCCAACCTGTGGCAGCGCTTCCGAAACGTCACTCTGCCGGCCATCCGTCCCGCCGTCGCCATCGCCACCACACTCGGCATTGTGCAGGGCCTCCGCGTCTTCGACCCCATCATGGCGCTCACCGGCGGCGGTCCTGCCGGTGCAACCGAAACGCTGGCTACCCAGGTCTACAAGCAGGCGTTTGCGCTGGGCAACTTTGGCGGCGGCGCCGCACTTGCCCTGGTGCTTGCCGCGATCATCCTGATCTTCGCCGTGCTCCAGCAGCGGCTGACGCGATCGAACCCGGAGGACTAA